Proteins encoded in a region of the Candidatus Marinarcus aquaticus genome:
- the fliE gene encoding flagellar hook-basal body complex protein FliE, translating to MNITDVSNSLNLGNNVQKQNTSGKVAGDSFENILKNAISDVNQSQVQAYDAMEGIATGKVKNLQEAVQKIEEAELSLRLSLEVKNKAISAYKEVMRIQV from the coding sequence ATGAATATCACCGACGTATCAAACAGTTTAAACTTAGGTAATAACGTCCAAAAACAAAACACCTCAGGAAAAGTTGCAGGTGATTCTTTTGAAAATATTTTAAAAAATGCAATTTCGGATGTGAACCAATCACAAGTTCAAGCATATGATGCCATGGAAGGCATTGCCACAGGTAAGGTGAAAAACTTACAAGAGGCTGTTCAGAAAATTGAAGAAGCAGAATTGAGTTTGAGACTCTCTTTAGAGGTAAAGAATAAAGCAATCAGTGCCTATAAAGAAGTGATGAGAATTCAGGTTTAA
- a CDS encoding FliM/FliN family flagellar motor switch protein encodes MPSDISNIIKEELSNTLEQLLSKKTSVSGTSKLESNEFEGSQAIEANVKFEFKNLTTNWIFYIPTITATKFEYFMLGGMGELKEHIDDEVADAVNEIVSNICGSISTSVNAQGYEDLGSVKFESGGSEIVNTDKFAQIKNLYKISVTMDEDDIPVVIAFDDIILPYVYEISGVAPSQASPQATVSGTVAPAMSSSSNPSMNDDAAGLLSLLGEDSITNLKLLFDIKLKLSVRLGSKNFLLKDILRWDIGEIIELEQMVNEPLEILVNGIKIGEGEAVIVEGKFGLKVKNIGSEQSRLTSMGLGS; translated from the coding sequence TTGCCATCTGATATATCAAATATTATTAAAGAAGAGTTATCAAACACTCTGGAACAATTATTGTCTAAAAAAACTTCAGTCAGTGGAACATCAAAACTTGAATCAAATGAATTTGAAGGTTCTCAGGCGATTGAAGCCAATGTAAAGTTTGAGTTTAAAAATCTTACCACCAATTGGATTTTTTATATACCTACCATAACAGCAACTAAGTTTGAGTACTTTATGCTCGGTGGTATGGGTGAATTAAAAGAACACATCGATGATGAAGTTGCAGATGCAGTCAATGAGATTGTATCGAATATTTGTGGAAGCATCAGTACCTCAGTAAATGCACAAGGATATGAAGATTTAGGAAGTGTAAAATTTGAATCAGGTGGAAGCGAAATTGTCAATACGGATAAATTTGCCCAAATAAAAAATCTTTATAAAATCAGTGTGACCATGGATGAAGACGATATTCCAGTGGTCATTGCATTTGATGATATTATTTTACCATATGTCTATGAAATCAGTGGCGTTGCACCTTCACAAGCTTCACCTCAAGCAACTGTCAGTGGTACCGTTGCGCCTGCAATGTCTTCTTCAAGCAATCCTTCTATGAATGATGATGCTGCAGGTCTTCTGTCTCTTTTAGGGGAAGACTCTATTACCAACTTAAAACTTCTGTTTGATATTAAATTGAAACTGAGTGTTCGATTGGGAAGTAAAAATTTTCTGCTCAAAGATATTTTAAGGTGGGATATTGGAGAGATCATTGAACTTGAACAGATGGTGAATGAGCCTTTGGAGATTTTAGTTAATGGGATTAAAATTGGTGAAGGTGAAGCTGTTATTGTTGAAGGTAAATTCGGTCTGAAAGTAAAAAACATTGGAAGTGAACAATCACGACTTACTTCAATGGGATTAGGTAGCTAA
- the flhF gene encoding flagellar biosynthesis protein FlhF, translating into MNMLSFLGETPTIALQNAQKECGEDAIVISTKKISDASDSNSNMYEVIVAIEGEKQQPFKRKIVAKDPKKDTQFKAQFYDFKEEILKMQDAIAQVQKTIWDPKSQLYDLTIPPEFVDIYSLFEQNEFDQEMTYTIMKKTIKQLPVAMKSNPKKINDFFKLILRRIIPIKKEEPLRRHQRKIVMMVGPTGVGKTTTIAKLAARYAYKMSANYKVGIVTLDSFRVGAIEQLQAYTNIMRLPLEVVKKPEDLIEALLRLKDCNYIFIDTAGSSQYDVDKIELINEYQIKVDELPIEKTLVLPANVKQTDLQEIYNNYSRLGINYLTFTKLDETRSFGNLISFSHKTKKSITYFSVGQNVPDDLIVSDAMFLIDCFMNRNCPRR; encoded by the coding sequence ATGAATATGCTCTCTTTTCTAGGAGAAACTCCCACGATTGCTTTGCAAAACGCTCAAAAAGAGTGTGGAGAAGATGCGATTGTTATCTCAACGAAAAAAATATCGGATGCGTCTGATTCAAACAGTAATATGTATGAAGTAATCGTTGCGATTGAAGGAGAGAAACAACAACCCTTTAAACGAAAAATTGTAGCCAAAGACCCTAAAAAAGATACGCAATTTAAGGCACAATTTTATGACTTTAAAGAAGAGATTCTTAAGATGCAAGATGCCATTGCACAGGTTCAAAAAACCATTTGGGATCCTAAAAGTCAGCTTTATGATTTAACCATACCTCCAGAATTTGTTGATATTTATTCCCTATTTGAGCAAAATGAGTTTGACCAAGAGATGACCTATACCATTATGAAAAAAACTATCAAGCAACTTCCTGTTGCAATGAAGTCAAACCCTAAAAAAATCAATGATTTCTTTAAACTGATTTTACGACGAATCATTCCTATTAAAAAAGAGGAACCGTTAAGAAGGCATCAGAGAAAAATCGTGATGATGGTAGGTCCAACGGGTGTAGGAAAAACAACAACCATCGCAAAACTGGCAGCTCGATATGCGTATAAAATGAGTGCCAATTATAAAGTTGGAATTGTCACACTTGACTCCTTTAGAGTGGGGGCCATTGAACAACTTCAAGCGTATACCAATATCATGCGATTGCCTTTAGAAGTGGTGAAGAAACCAGAAGATTTAATTGAAGCGTTGTTGCGATTAAAAGATTGTAACTACATTTTTATTGATACAGCTGGAAGCAGTCAGTATGATGTGGATAAAATTGAACTCATCAATGAGTATCAAATAAAAGTCGATGAACTGCCTATAGAGAAGACTTTAGTGTTGCCAGCGAATGTAAAACAGACCGATTTACAAGAGATTTATAACAACTATTCTCGTTTGGGTATTAATTATTTAACGTTTACGAAATTGGACGAAACACGAAGTTTTGGAAACCTGATCTCTTTTTCTCACAAAACAAAGAAATCGATCACTTATTTCTCTGTGGGACAGAATGTTCCAGATGACTTAATTGTCTCAGATGCTATGTTTTTAATTGACTGTTTTATGAACCGAAATTGTCCTAGGAGATAG
- a CDS encoding tetratricopeptide repeat protein — protein MKIIGLLLVLSVSIFARVNDTIEALPNVLFTYDKLKKEQTITTLQVDFNKAVAHLEKEQYEEAIKIFKQTAGILRIPSFLNIGIAYYKLNDYHNAQVYLKQIYNVQESIYTHTYAYMSAAFYLYKINNEQKYLESITQIAKKKKNLSETSKRMLADTFILLKEYEKALKVLDSLQISYDLKKALLNIKLKDYKKAEALLERAYKDELDEKRIDQILWFMIYRDLKDNNLTKLQDHLTILDERKLRFFVNQEMPLKIAFNEYKYLNSEYMKFVTDYSLNRQADMVFYFAPFIFSDNEEIIYDSSKGFIFNSKQNLESLENMVRYNAKFINIIKEDPIVRVQKLKHLIHNRDQKSYVYYNLALSYAQIHDFVNAHKFFTKAYKLNPGNKLYAVMTLISAQRINTVVKDKEYIVNSINSNRGLYNYFGKELYRLFINPKFKVKDHAGTYKKTILYNAIHLLSKLHDKKPISEHEPLFVLNAKDPLVYLMRLVIRKEGENKYAYISRLQDTIPLNINNNFLDGSLIITEFYVDILKGLALFGKASFTIDNYYSPSYLRTKSIGLIHDDNAQAAISVLEYLQKKYELQDRFTLYLIVAAYLQKGDYENASLQLSYIKALLNDTGANFLSGVQLIQELKLSSAKQMFNHPYYDTLIDFDIEGLDRFLEGL, from the coding sequence ATGAAAATAATTGGCTTATTACTGGTTTTATCAGTATCTATCTTTGCACGTGTCAATGATACCATTGAAGCACTTCCTAATGTCCTTTTCACCTATGATAAACTTAAAAAAGAGCAAACCATTACCACCTTGCAAGTTGACTTTAATAAAGCCGTGGCTCATCTTGAAAAAGAGCAGTATGAAGAGGCCATTAAAATCTTTAAACAAACTGCTGGAATTTTGCGAATCCCATCCTTTTTAAATATAGGAATTGCTTACTACAAGCTCAATGATTATCACAATGCACAGGTCTATTTAAAGCAGATTTATAATGTTCAAGAGAGCATTTATACACACACATATGCCTATATGAGTGCGGCATTTTATCTGTACAAAATCAATAATGAACAAAAATATTTAGAATCGATTACGCAAATAGCAAAAAAGAAAAAAAATCTCTCTGAGACCTCAAAACGTATGCTTGCAGATACGTTTATTCTTTTAAAAGAGTATGAAAAAGCCTTGAAAGTATTGGACTCGTTGCAGATTTCTTATGATTTAAAAAAGGCCCTTTTAAATATTAAACTTAAAGATTATAAAAAAGCAGAGGCTTTATTGGAACGAGCCTATAAAGATGAACTTGATGAAAAGAGAATAGATCAAATATTGTGGTTTATGATTTACAGAGATTTAAAAGATAATAATTTGACCAAATTGCAAGATCATTTGACCATTTTAGATGAACGAAAACTGCGTTTTTTTGTCAATCAAGAGATGCCTCTTAAAATTGCATTTAATGAATATAAATATCTTAACAGTGAATACATGAAGTTCGTCACAGACTACTCTTTAAATCGTCAAGCGGACATGGTATTTTACTTTGCACCCTTTATTTTTTCTGATAATGAAGAGATTATTTATGACTCTTCGAAAGGGTTTATTTTTAACTCTAAACAGAATTTAGAGAGCCTTGAAAATATGGTACGTTATAATGCTAAATTTATCAATATTATTAAAGAAGATCCTATTGTACGAGTTCAAAAACTTAAACATCTTATTCATAACCGTGACCAAAAATCCTATGTTTATTATAACTTAGCATTATCATATGCTCAAATACATGATTTTGTGAATGCCCATAAATTTTTTACCAAAGCATATAAACTCAATCCAGGGAATAAGCTTTATGCAGTGATGACCTTAATCAGTGCACAACGTATTAATACAGTGGTAAAAGACAAAGAGTATATTGTCAACTCGATTAACTCAAATCGAGGTTTATATAACTATTTTGGAAAGGAGTTGTATCGACTCTTTATTAATCCAAAGTTTAAAGTAAAAGATCATGCTGGAACCTACAAAAAGACTATTTTATATAACGCCATACACCTTTTAAGCAAACTGCATGACAAAAAGCCTATTAGTGAACATGAGCCTCTTTTTGTACTCAATGCAAAAGATCCTTTGGTCTACTTAATGAGATTGGTCATTCGTAAAGAGGGTGAAAATAAGTATGCGTATATCTCTCGACTGCAAGATACGATTCCTTTAAATATTAACAATAATTTTTTAGATGGTTCTTTGATTATTACGGAATTTTATGTCGATATCTTAAAAGGATTGGCCCTGTTTGGAAAAGCCAGTTTTACCATAGATAATTACTACTCTCCTTCATATTTGCGTACAAAAAGTATTGGCCTCATTCATGATGACAATGCTCAAGCAGCCATCAGTGTATTGGAATATTTGCAAAAGAAATATGAACTTCAAGATCGATTTACACTCTACTTAATCGTTGCAGCCTATTTGCAAAAAGGGGATTATGAAAATGCCTCTTTACAGCTGTCATATATTAAAGCATTATTAAATGACACAGGTGCGAATTTTTTAAGTGGGGTACAACTCATACAAGAGTTGAAACTCAGCAGTGCAAAACAGATGTTTAATCACCCCTATTATGATACTCTCATAGATTTTGATATTGAAGGACTCGACCGGTTCTTGGAGGGCTTATAA
- the flgC gene encoding flagellar basal body rod protein FlgC has translation MSFFDGYDVAASGMNAQRTRVNVVSSNIANAQTTHTAEGGPYQKKNVIFEEILLNQDDKAKENKIAVLPDQNQKTPLRGVGIREVVDSKNEPVMKYEPNHPDANEEGYVAYPNINPVIEMVDLLEATRSYEANVSAFTTHKKMDTQTLDILKA, from the coding sequence ATGAGTTTTTTTGATGGTTATGATGTAGCAGCTTCAGGAATGAATGCTCAACGAACAAGAGTCAATGTGGTCAGTTCAAACATTGCCAATGCACAAACAACACACACTGCAGAAGGTGGACCTTATCAAAAGAAAAATGTAATCTTTGAAGAAATTTTACTCAATCAAGATGATAAAGCAAAAGAGAATAAAATTGCAGTATTGCCGGATCAAAATCAAAAAACACCATTAAGAGGTGTAGGAATCAGAGAAGTTGTAGATTCTAAAAATGAACCGGTTATGAAATATGAACCCAATCACCCTGATGCCAATGAAGAAGGGTATGTCGCTTATCCAAATATCAATCCTGTGATTGAAATGGTTGATTTACTTGAAGCAACACGTTCGTATGAAGCGAATGTTTCTGCTTTTACAACACATAAAAAAATGGATACGCAAACATTGGATATTTTAAAGGCGTAG
- a CDS encoding flagellin, whose amino-acid sequence MELGRIAEIDQSKVNTIEKTQKVRETDNNQKIDPNEQHKNTKANEIVTDTNEVIIDNVQFGYNKSSQDFFVKVTRGNAEYKYPTEDMMKIKAQLLEAMKAEQE is encoded by the coding sequence ATGGAATTAGGTAGAATTGCAGAAATTGATCAATCTAAGGTTAATACCATTGAGAAAACACAAAAAGTTCGAGAGACGGATAATAATCAAAAAATTGATCCGAATGAGCAACACAAAAACACAAAAGCAAATGAAATTGTAACCGATACCAATGAAGTTATCATCGATAATGTTCAGTTTGGATACAATAAAAGTTCACAAGACTTTTTTGTAAAAGTAACAAGAGGAAATGCAGAGTATAAGTACCCTACAGAGGATATGATGAAAATTAAAGCACAACTTCTTGAAGCGATGAAAGCGGAACAAGAGTAA
- a CDS encoding rod-binding protein — translation MNIDNTFVNATKLQGNDLKSLNVHNAQDASLKKVCDDFESFFTQQLLDISLKSSNIAGEGTGSEIIKGMYTEAISKGSSGTFGISDMLYNFLSENNK, via the coding sequence ATGAACATAGATAATACTTTTGTGAATGCAACAAAACTTCAAGGAAATGATCTAAAAAGTTTAAATGTGCACAATGCCCAAGATGCGAGTTTAAAAAAAGTATGTGATGATTTTGAATCGTTTTTTACTCAACAACTGTTGGATATATCTTTAAAATCAAGTAATATTGCAGGTGAGGGTACGGGTTCTGAAATTATTAAAGGGATGTATACTGAAGCCATTTCAAAAGGTTCTTCTGGAACGTTTGGTATCAGTGATATGCTCTATAACTTCTTAAGTGAGAATAACAAATGA
- a CDS encoding OmpA/MotB family protein: protein MADKKCPECPKCLPGWLVQFGDLMSLLLTFFILLLSMSIMDTKKVEEYFTIMKKAMGFLADNDTVVDHSEKHSDSPIAVENRDIPESSDNQEIIEEVEEIIRVANDASEQFETVQLIQGKNEFVLDIPSTLMFEEGEYNVSKPEAKAFIQKIARVVRTMPNIYNIEIMGHTARNIYVSDTIPRDNWDLSALRAVSVVKELIKNRIDPASLKVSAFASYKPKSDNPVENRRVEMRFYAQQSNDNILEEENFFDRIEQ from the coding sequence ATGGCTGATAAAAAATGTCCAGAATGTCCAAAGTGTTTACCCGGATGGTTGGTCCAGTTTGGTGACTTAATGTCACTGCTTTTGACATTTTTTATTCTTCTGCTTTCGATGTCGATTATGGACACCAAGAAGGTGGAAGAGTATTTTACAATTATGAAAAAAGCGATGGGGTTTTTAGCGGATAATGATACGGTGGTTGATCATTCAGAAAAACACTCTGATAGTCCCATTGCTGTTGAAAATCGTGATATTCCTGAATCCAGTGATAATCAAGAGATTATTGAAGAGGTTGAGGAGATTATTCGAGTTGCCAATGACGCTTCCGAACAGTTTGAAACGGTACAACTCATACAAGGGAAAAATGAGTTTGTCTTGGATATTCCCTCAACACTGATGTTTGAAGAGGGTGAATATAATGTGAGTAAACCTGAAGCCAAAGCCTTTATACAAAAAATTGCACGAGTAGTACGCACCATGCCCAATATTTATAACATTGAAATCATGGGGCACACCGCACGAAACATCTACGTCAGTGATACGATACCTCGTGACAATTGGGATTTATCAGCACTTCGAGCGGTTTCTGTGGTCAAAGAGTTGATTAAAAACCGAATAGACCCAGCTTCGCTAAAAGTCTCTGCGTTTGCATCGTATAAACCAAAAAGCGATAACCCAGTAGAGAATAGACGTGTAGAGATGCGTTTCTATGCACAACAAAGCAATGACAATATATTAGAAGAGGAAAACTTCTTCGATAGGATTGAACAATGA
- a CDS encoding motility protein A — protein sequence MDKGTVLGLAAGWGFVCFAILLGGVGFGPYIDIPSVLIVLGGTISVTSGQFEGNELKRIGPALKVAMNKVSVEEQPELIEKIIFYATEIKKHGVMHVEQKVLEEPNPFFREAFQLLVDGIKPEVLVPLLETKLEFMAKRHERMLKLFTNVGGTAGSMGMIGTLIGLVAMLANLSDPASVGPAMAVALITTLYGALIGTLFAGIIESKLNEKNSVEITSCEIIIVGTSMIAAEESIGNIKMRLNAILVDGIE from the coding sequence ATGGATAAAGGTACGGTTCTAGGACTCGCAGCTGGTTGGGGATTTGTTTGCTTTGCTATTTTATTAGGTGGGGTTGGATTTGGTCCTTATATAGATATTCCCTCTGTTTTAATTGTATTGGGAGGAACGATTTCCGTTACCAGTGGTCAATTTGAAGGAAATGAGTTAAAACGAATTGGACCAGCTCTTAAAGTTGCAATGAATAAAGTATCTGTAGAAGAGCAACCAGAGTTGATTGAAAAAATCATCTTTTATGCAACAGAGATTAAGAAACATGGTGTGATGCACGTTGAACAAAAAGTTTTAGAAGAACCTAATCCCTTCTTTAGAGAAGCATTTCAATTGCTTGTAGATGGAATTAAACCTGAAGTATTGGTGCCTTTACTTGAAACCAAACTGGAGTTTATGGCTAAACGACATGAACGTATGCTGAAACTCTTTACCAATGTTGGCGGTACGGCAGGTTCAATGGGGATGATTGGTACCTTAATTGGTCTGGTTGCGATGCTTGCAAACTTATCAGACCCAGCTTCGGTTGGTCCCGCCATGGCAGTTGCATTAATTACGACGCTGTATGGTGCTTTAATAGGTACACTTTTTGCGGGGATTATTGAAAGTAAACTCAATGAAAAAAACAGTGTTGAGATTACTTCATGTGAGATTATCATTGTAGGAACTTCAATGATAGCAGCTGAAGAGTCCATTGGTAATATTAAAATGAGATTGAACGCCATCTTAGTTGATGGGATAGAGTAA
- a CDS encoding AAA family ATPase, whose translation MFDAISTQAHKLVSMTKEGVQYGSSKSKLLTITSGKGGVGKSTFTANIAYLLSKRGYKVAVIDADIGLANMQVLFNVRPVHTIFDYIEAKAELSDVIMQTPYYNVYLLAGKSGYSYANHSNSFVLTRVVSDVVALNEFDYVLIDTGAGLNDYVKEFLKISDNILALTTTDPSALTDVYALMKMLSKDKNSLMLCFNHTKTAKIGFSIAKSLENLAKKNRLNTNFMLEYIGNVSSSSTISTTGRLRKLFAYEFENETVTTELEMVIDEVLKKMNGGL comes from the coding sequence GTGTTTGATGCTATTTCGACACAAGCGCATAAGCTTGTCTCCATGACAAAAGAGGGCGTACAATATGGTTCTTCTAAAAGTAAACTGCTGACCATTACCTCTGGAAAAGGTGGGGTTGGAAAATCCACTTTCACTGCTAATATTGCCTATTTGCTCTCTAAAAGAGGGTATAAAGTTGCCGTTATTGATGCGGATATTGGATTGGCAAATATGCAAGTTTTGTTTAATGTACGTCCTGTACATACAATTTTTGATTATATTGAGGCCAAAGCTGAACTTAGTGATGTCATCATGCAAACGCCATACTACAATGTTTATTTGCTTGCAGGCAAAAGCGGCTACAGTTATGCGAATCACTCTAATTCTTTTGTACTGACTCGAGTAGTAAGCGATGTGGTTGCTTTAAATGAATTTGATTATGTTTTGATTGACACGGGTGCTGGTTTGAATGATTATGTCAAAGAATTCTTAAAAATTTCAGACAATATTTTGGCTTTAACCACAACAGATCCAAGTGCACTTACAGATGTCTATGCTTTAATGAAAATGCTGTCCAAAGATAAAAATTCGCTTATGTTATGCTTTAATCACACAAAAACGGCCAAAATTGGATTTTCAATTGCAAAATCTTTGGAGAATTTGGCCAAAAAAAATAGGCTAAATACCAATTTTATGTTAGAATATATAGGTAATGTATCGTCATCTAGTACAATTTCTACGACAGGAAGATTGAGAAAACTCTTTGCATATGAGTTTGAAAATGAGACTGTAACAACAGAATTGGAAATGGTGATTGATGAAGTATTAAAAAAAATGAATGGTGGATTGTAA